In the genome of Gammaproteobacteria bacterium, the window AAATTCACCGGCGTTAACCAGGTATTCGCCTGTCAGGTTTTCGAGGTGCACGATGCCGTCCGTAACGCCAATGTAGAGGCCGTCCTCGATCGGATCGAGGCTGACGATTCCTGGCGGCAGCCGGCAGTCACCGGCGCACCAGACCACGCTGTAATGTGTTCCCCGTATTCCCATGGTTGCGGCAGGCGTGTCGACCGTATAGTCCTCGTGACTACTCCGGCCGATAGACCCGGTGATTGTTCTGAAGCCGCCCTTTATCAGTTGCGTTACGGCACCGTCATCGGCGGCCACAACGACTGATCCATCCGCCTGCTCGCGCTGGTCGCCTGCCAGGAAGTATTCCTCGATAAAAAACCGCGTATCCGCGCGTAACGCGTATTTGCTGCCGTCACGCATCAGCAGCTGTCCGCGCGATCGTGCTGCCGTCACAACCAGGTCCTGTTCGTAGACAGCGTCGTCCTTTTTGAGAATGACGTTCTTGTCACGTTCGGCTGTAACGGTGCCGCTGACGTACAGCATCTTACCTGCCTCAGGAGCTGCTGCGACCGGCATGGCTATCGCCGCGAGCATGATCAGCACTGTGACACGCACCGTCATCTTGCCACCCGGAAAGATGCGCCGATCTCAATGCGGTCGTAATCGAAGATAGGAACATTCGAATCGTTATTTGCATAACGAACACTCGGGACGAAACTCCACCCTGGCATCGGCCAGTCGGGGATCTCGAGCGCGAGGGTTGCAGTGAACTGGTTATCGTCACGGTCGATGCCGAAAAATCCCCGACCCCGGTAAGAAATATTGAGTTGCCCGATGTCGAATGCGAGGTTGTGAGTTGCAGCCGTCCACCTGGCGCCGACACGTCCTCCGAACCTGTCGTTGCTGTATGGTGAGTCATTAACAGTGGCGTTGTCCCGCCCGGCAACGAGCGACCAGGCCAGCGTGCCGCTGCCCTGCCGTATCGGCTGCCGCAGCGTCAGCGTATACAAATACCGGTCGACATCGCGGGCGTTCTGATTACCGCTGAAACGTACCGGGCCACCACGAAACGTACCCCGAACCGCGTAATCTCCCAGCGGCCGCAGCCAGGCCAGGTCGAGTGCGGCACTGCGCTCGTTGAAGCTTGCGTCGAGTGCTGACCAGTAGGTGGAAATACCCGTGATGATGTCGTTTTTGCCGCGACTGAATCCCAGCGCGGCCGTCGCATTGAAAAAAGTATGATCGATGAAATTGGCATTGGGGTTGTGGCGATGCTTGGCATCTGCCCGCCACAGCAATTCCACCGGCGCCGGCAGCGGATGTCGGCCGATTCCGCCAAAGCGGGCCTCGACAAACGGGGTGCCCTGCTCGGTACTGCGCGGATTGAGCGTGAAACCGAGAAAGTCATCGAGGTCTGCGGCGCCGTTGGCGTTTGTATCGTAGCCGCCAGTCGCGGCAGCATAAAGAACCCTGCTTGCGCGCTCGCGCTCGGGTTCAGGCGGCGTGAGAGCAGCAATGTAGGTGTCGATTATTTCGCGTACCTGTTCCGGCGGATCAGCCTCGAGCAATGCCTTGAACTCCCGTTCTGCCTGCTCGCGATCGCCGAGTTCGTACAGAGCCCGCGCCAGGTCAAGCCGGGCACCGACAAAATCAGGCAATGACCTGAGTACACGCTCCAGTGAAAATATGGCCTCACCGGGTCGACCGCTCTCCAGTGCCGCAATACCGTAGAGGTAGTCAAACCCGGCGTCGCCGCCCCAGGCTGCCTCGAGCCGCGCGAGCAGCTCGTAAGCCTGCATCGGATTGCCCTGCTCCAGTAGCCGGGTCGGCTCAACCAGCACGCTGCGGTCACGCTGTCCTGCATCGGGCACAGTTGGCAGTTCGATACCTGGTTGCGGCAGTTCTTCCGACGAGACGTCGGCTCTGACTGCAGAATCAAGGTGCAC includes:
- a CDS encoding SH3 domain-containing protein, whose translation is MKTRTICIMLATYLACAGAAQAADADRVAVVDVVTSYVNVRAEPAADARVIGQLQRGQSVLLIGASNGWLEVSLGDDNTGYVSRDWTKILQADDEAGASMPRVTTTDAVTTYVNVRAEPDAASAVTGSLGAGMMLPLIKQRDGWFEVALSDGQTGFVSRSYTRAVHLDSAVRADVSSEELPQPGIELPTVPDAGQRDRSVLVEPTRLLEQGNPMQAYELLARLEAAWGGDAGFDYLYGIAALESGRPGEAIFSLERVLRSLPDFVGARLDLARALYELGDREQAEREFKALLEADPPEQVREIIDTYIAALTPPEPERERASRVLYAAATGGYDTNANGAADLDDFLGFTLNPRSTEQGTPFVEARFGGIGRHPLPAPVELLWRADAKHRHNPNANFIDHTFFNATAALGFSRGKNDIITGISTYWSALDASFNERSAALDLAWLRPLGDYAVRGTFRGGPVRFSGNQNARDVDRYLYTLTLRQPIRQGSGTLAWSLVAGRDNATVNDSPYSNDRFGGRVGARWTAATHNLAFDIGQLNISYRGRGFFGIDRDDNQFTATLALEIPDWPMPGWSFVPSVRYANNDSNVPIFDYDRIEIGASFRVAR